The following are encoded together in the Streptomyces sp. NBC_00341 genome:
- a CDS encoding acyl-CoA dehydrogenase — protein sequence MGHYKSNLRDIEFNLFEVLGRDKVYGTGPFAEMDVETAKSILDEVTRLAENELADSYADADRNPPVFDPETNTAPVPDTFKKSYQAFMDSEYWRLGLPEEIGGTTSPRSLIWGYAELLLGANPAVWMYSSGPAFAGILFDEGNDAQKKIAEIAVEKQWGSTMVLTEPDAGSDVGAGRTKAVEQEDGSWHIEGVKRFITSGEHDMSENIIHYVLARPEGAGPGTKGLSLFMVPKFHFDWTTGELAERNGVYATNVEHKMGLKASNTCEMTFGDQHPAKGWLIGDKHDGIRQMFRIIEFARMMVGTKAIAALSTGYLNALEYAKERVQGTDLSQFMDKTAPKVTITHHPDVRRSLMTQKAYAEGMRSLVLYTASVQDAIQEKETAGEDAKALHGLNDLLLPIVKGYGSEKSYEQLAQSLQTFGGSGYLQEYPIEQYIRDAKIDTLYEGTTAIQGQDFFFRKIVRDQGASLNALSEEIKKFLAGAQGNEELSGALDSLAKAAVDLEAIVGTMITDLTATGEDVKNIYKVGLNTTRLLLASGDVVVGYLLLKGAAVAAEKLPSASAKDVAFYQGKIAAAKFFAANVLPGVGAERALAESVDNSLMELDEAAF from the coding sequence ATGGGGCACTACAAGTCGAATCTCCGCGACATCGAGTTCAACCTCTTCGAGGTCCTCGGGCGCGACAAGGTGTACGGCACCGGACCGTTCGCGGAGATGGACGTCGAGACCGCGAAGAGCATCCTCGACGAGGTCACCCGCCTCGCGGAGAACGAGCTCGCCGACTCCTACGCCGACGCCGACCGCAACCCGCCGGTCTTCGACCCGGAGACCAACACCGCACCGGTCCCGGACACCTTCAAGAAGTCGTACCAGGCGTTCATGGACTCCGAGTACTGGCGCCTGGGCCTCCCCGAGGAGATCGGCGGCACCACCTCCCCGCGCTCCCTGATCTGGGGTTACGCGGAGCTGCTGCTCGGCGCCAACCCGGCCGTGTGGATGTACTCCTCCGGTCCGGCCTTCGCCGGCATCCTCTTCGACGAGGGCAACGACGCGCAGAAGAAGATCGCCGAGATCGCCGTCGAGAAGCAGTGGGGCTCGACGATGGTGCTGACCGAGCCGGACGCCGGTTCCGACGTCGGCGCGGGCCGCACGAAGGCCGTCGAGCAGGAGGACGGCTCCTGGCACATCGAGGGTGTGAAGCGCTTCATCACCTCGGGCGAGCACGACATGTCCGAGAACATCATCCACTACGTGCTGGCCCGCCCCGAGGGCGCCGGACCGGGCACCAAGGGCCTCTCGCTCTTCATGGTCCCGAAGTTCCACTTCGACTGGACCACCGGCGAGCTGGCCGAGCGCAACGGCGTGTACGCGACGAACGTCGAGCACAAGATGGGCCTCAAGGCGTCCAACACCTGCGAGATGACGTTCGGCGACCAGCACCCCGCCAAGGGCTGGCTGATCGGTGACAAGCACGACGGCATCCGCCAGATGTTCCGCATCATCGAGTTCGCCCGCATGATGGTCGGCACGAAGGCCATCGCGGCGCTCTCGACCGGTTACCTCAACGCGCTGGAGTACGCCAAGGAGCGCGTCCAGGGCACCGACCTGTCGCAGTTCATGGACAAGACGGCTCCCAAGGTCACCATCACGCACCACCCCGACGTGCGCCGCTCCCTCATGACGCAGAAGGCGTACGCCGAGGGCATGCGCTCGCTCGTGCTCTACACCGCCTCCGTCCAGGACGCGATCCAGGAGAAGGAGACCGCGGGCGAGGACGCGAAGGCGCTGCACGGCCTCAACGACCTGCTCCTCCCGATCGTGAAGGGCTACGGCTCGGAGAAGTCGTACGAGCAGCTCGCGCAGTCGCTCCAGACCTTCGGCGGCTCCGGGTACCTCCAGGAGTACCCGATCGAGCAGTACATCCGTGACGCCAAGATCGACACGCTGTACGAGGGCACGACGGCCATCCAGGGCCAGGACTTCTTCTTCCGGAAGATCGTCCGCGACCAGGGCGCCTCGCTCAACGCGCTCTCCGAGGAGATCAAGAAGTTCCTCGCGGGCGCCCAGGGCAACGAGGAGCTGTCCGGCGCGCTGGACTCGCTCGCCAAGGCCGCCGTGGACCTGGAGGCGATCGTCGGCACGATGATCACCGACCTCACCGCGACCGGCGAGGACGTGAAGAACATCTACAAGGTGGGCCTGAACACCACCCGCCTGCTGCTGGCCTCCGGCGATGTCGTCGTCGGCTACCTGCTGCTCAAGGGCGCGGCCGTGGCCGCCGAGAAACTGCCGAGCGCCTCCGCCAAGGACGTCGCCTTCTACCAGGGCAAGATCGCCGCCGCGAAGTTCTTCGCCGCGAACGTCCTGCCCGGCGTCGGCGCGGAGCGCGCACTCGCCGAGTCCGTCGACAACTCCCTGATGGAGCTGGACGAGGCCGCGTTCTAG
- a CDS encoding Uma2 family endonuclease has product MGGTMTAEALPEASQLRRDDSTWPVPPEDGYTVDEFFTLDLPPHTELIDGSLVFVSPQRKFHTLAMYLLEQGLRLHVPEALRVRREMAVVLGRRNVPEPDLVVVKADGEGGLRQTRYQAADVLLAVEVVSPDSEDRDRDTKPHKYAAAGIPHFWRVEMSGEHDRPAVWTYEYDATHKTYVSTGVHRDRLKLSVPYDIDIDLTAIDTL; this is encoded by the coding sequence ATGGGAGGAACCATGACTGCCGAGGCACTGCCCGAAGCGTCGCAGCTGCGCCGCGACGATTCCACGTGGCCGGTCCCGCCGGAGGACGGCTACACCGTGGACGAATTCTTCACGCTTGACCTCCCGCCGCACACAGAGCTGATCGACGGGAGCCTGGTTTTCGTGAGTCCGCAGCGAAAATTCCACACGCTGGCGATGTACCTGCTGGAGCAGGGGCTGCGCCTGCACGTTCCCGAGGCTCTGCGGGTACGCCGGGAGATGGCGGTCGTACTGGGCAGGCGGAATGTGCCGGAGCCGGATCTCGTCGTGGTGAAGGCGGACGGTGAGGGAGGCCTTCGGCAGACCCGGTACCAAGCCGCCGACGTCCTGCTCGCCGTAGAAGTCGTCTCGCCCGACTCCGAGGACCGCGACCGTGACACCAAGCCGCACAAGTACGCGGCGGCGGGCATCCCGCACTTCTGGCGGGTCGAGATGAGCGGCGAGCACGACCGGCCCGCGGTGTGGACGTACGAATACGACGCGACGCACAAGACCTACGTCTCCACCGGCGTCCACCGCGACCGGCTCAAGCTCTCCGTTCCCTACGACATCGATATCGATCTGACAGCGATCGACACGCTCTGA
- a CDS encoding M18 family aminopeptidase: MSSSLRFDRGHTDDLMAFLMDCPSPYHAVATAASRLERAGFRQVEETAAWDGSSGGKYVLRGGAIVAWYVPEGAEAHTPFRIAGAHTDSPNLRVKPLPDTGAHGWRQVAVEVYGGTLLNTWLDRDLGLAGRISLRGGTSQAGGSGGGTQRLVNIDRPLLRVPQLAVHLDRSANPDGLKLDRQKHMQPIWGLGDVEEGDLIRFVAEEAGVDAEDITGWDLMPHPVEAPSYLGRDRELVAGPRMDNLLSVHAAVAALAAVAGQPDAEIPYIPVLAAFDHEENGSQSDTGADGPLLGTVLERSVFARGGTYEDRARAFAGTVCLSSDTGHAIHPNYAERHDPTHHPVVNGGPILKTNVNMRYATDGSGRAVFAASCEKAGVPWQTFVSNNSMPCGTTIGPITAARHGIQTVDIGVAILSMHSARELCGADDPHLLATALASFLAG; this comes from the coding sequence ATGAGTTCTTCCCTCCGCTTCGACCGCGGGCACACCGACGATCTGATGGCCTTCCTGATGGACTGCCCCTCCCCGTACCACGCCGTGGCGACCGCCGCGTCGAGGCTGGAGAGGGCCGGTTTCCGGCAGGTCGAGGAGACGGCGGCCTGGGACGGGTCCAGCGGCGGGAAGTACGTGCTGCGCGGCGGCGCGATCGTGGCCTGGTACGTGCCGGAGGGCGCCGAGGCCCACACCCCGTTCCGGATCGCGGGCGCGCACACCGACTCACCGAACCTGCGCGTGAAGCCGCTGCCCGACACGGGCGCCCACGGCTGGCGGCAGGTCGCCGTGGAGGTCTACGGCGGCACGCTCCTCAACACCTGGCTGGACCGGGACCTCGGCCTCGCCGGGCGCATCTCGCTCCGAGGGGGCACCTCCCAGGCCGGAGGCTCTGGGGGAGGCACGCAGCGGCTGGTCAACATCGACCGGCCGCTGCTGCGTGTCCCGCAGCTGGCCGTGCACCTGGACCGGTCGGCCAACCCCGACGGGCTCAAGCTCGACCGGCAGAAGCACATGCAGCCGATCTGGGGCCTGGGCGACGTGGAGGAGGGCGACCTCATCCGGTTCGTCGCCGAGGAGGCGGGGGTCGACGCCGAGGACATCACCGGCTGGGACCTGATGCCGCACCCCGTCGAGGCGCCGTCCTACCTGGGCCGTGACCGCGAGCTGGTGGCCGGGCCCCGGATGGACAACCTGCTCTCGGTGCACGCGGCGGTCGCCGCGCTCGCCGCCGTCGCCGGACAGCCCGACGCGGAGATCCCGTACATCCCGGTACTGGCCGCCTTCGACCACGAGGAGAACGGCTCGCAGTCCGACACGGGTGCGGACGGACCGCTGCTCGGCACGGTCCTGGAGCGCTCGGTGTTCGCCCGCGGCGGTACGTACGAGGACCGGGCCCGCGCCTTCGCCGGGACCGTCTGCCTCTCCTCCGACACCGGCCACGCGATCCACCCCAACTACGCCGAGCGGCACGACCCGACGCACCACCCGGTCGTCAACGGCGGACCGATCCTCAAGACCAACGTCAACATGCGGTACGCGACCGACGGCAGCGGCCGGGCCGTCTTCGCGGCCTCGTGCGAGAAGGCGGGCGTGCCGTGGCAGACGTTCGTCTCCAACAACTCGATGCCCTGCGGCACCACGATCGGGCCGATCACCGCCGCCCGGCACGGCATCCAGACCGTCGACATCGGCGTCGCCATCCTGTCGATGCACAGCGCCCGTGAGCTGTGCGGGGCCGACGACCCGCACCTGCTGGCGACCGCCCTGGCGTCGTTCCTGGCGGGCTGA
- a CDS encoding DUF6458 family protein: MGLGGCILLIGAGAILAFATDWEMDSVNVDMVGWIMMIVGIIGVFVYASVMRRRRMVVPPTTTVVSEDERHL, translated from the coding sequence ATGGGACTCGGAGGATGCATCCTTCTCATCGGTGCAGGGGCGATACTCGCCTTCGCGACCGACTGGGAGATGGACAGCGTCAACGTCGACATGGTCGGCTGGATCATGATGATCGTCGGCATCATCGGCGTGTTCGTCTACGCGAGTGTCATGCGGCGCCGCCGCATGGTCGTACCCCCCACCACCACAGTGGTTTCCGAGGACGAACGCCACCTGTGA
- a CDS encoding BTAD domain-containing putative transcriptional regulator, producing MEFRLLGTVCVDTLTGPLPLGPAKRRSLLAALLLRANTPVSVARLTGSLWDDAPPLHARTVIQGHVSRLRALLTGADAEAYGVELTTLGDAYVLRVPETLLDSQRFEELLMLAREQRSPADSVLMLREALSLWEGPALTGTYPSAPLQAAAQALEESRLTTVEQLAHAYAELGEHHRAAAVLRDEAVAHPMRESLAAALMSALHGSGRQSEALDWFHRTRRLLADELGIDPGRELADAYARILRGDQQPQPNGLGGATDTSTSTGTGTAAGGGPATGAPAAGVPAVGLSAVGVSAVGVSASGPSAAGASAAGAPGGVRGVEPHPVDLLPRAPRGFQGRAAELAALSRAAAGEAPICLVTGPAGVGKTALALHWARRAPAAFPDGRLFADLRGFGDTGQPTPLEVLREFLLALGVAPRRVPESVQGAAALFRSLTDRRSLLVVLDNARDSAQVRPLLPGGTDCVTLVTSRHRLDGLIASDAARPVPLDVLEPPDGTALLAGVLGEERVLAEPVAARRLAELCGGLPLALRVTAARLAGRPHRTLAGTADELADERSRLSYLDVEDTGVSAALRLTVQQLPPDAVHHFARLGHHPGSHFDRYTAAALAGSDPVVAAAALERLAAAHLVSETSPGRWELHDLVRLYARGIDPESGPDALLGVLDHCIATALAAADTAEPGGEPCFVLPEGYRRPAAVRDFTDRAEAMSWLATEREDLSLAAAAARGAGLDDRAWRIILLQWPHVVWRVRDGWAPALGLALDAAVARDDPYAESRVRNLLGWVLSEEGRTTEAAALLEPSPGLARQAGDRLGEATALINLAVVQAEQGGLDEALEGCERAVALARRERDAHTEMLALQHLARLRLVAGRPQEALDCARTAFDLGPEHEEAARRVLLLAVSGEAHLALGAEDEGVRLLDQAAAEAERAGYDEGAVRALEALLRVASGAEYVRRYERAVRRLADDS from the coding sequence GTGGAGTTCCGGCTGCTGGGCACCGTCTGCGTCGACACGCTGACGGGTCCGCTGCCACTCGGCCCCGCCAAACGCCGCAGCCTGCTCGCCGCGCTCCTGCTGCGCGCCAACACCCCCGTTTCCGTGGCCCGGTTGACGGGCTCCCTGTGGGACGACGCCCCGCCGCTGCACGCCCGTACGGTCATCCAGGGGCATGTGTCCCGGCTGCGCGCCCTGCTGACCGGCGCGGACGCGGAGGCGTACGGGGTCGAGCTGACCACGCTCGGGGACGCGTACGTGCTGCGGGTGCCGGAGACCCTGCTGGACTCCCAGCGGTTCGAGGAACTCCTGATGCTGGCCCGGGAGCAGCGCAGTCCGGCCGACAGCGTGCTGATGCTGAGGGAGGCCCTGTCGCTGTGGGAGGGGCCCGCGCTGACCGGCACCTACCCCAGCGCACCGCTCCAGGCCGCCGCGCAGGCGCTGGAGGAGTCCCGGCTCACGACGGTCGAGCAGCTGGCGCACGCCTACGCAGAGCTGGGCGAGCACCACCGGGCGGCGGCGGTGCTCCGGGACGAGGCCGTGGCCCATCCGATGCGGGAGTCCCTCGCCGCGGCCCTGATGTCGGCGCTGCACGGCTCGGGGCGCCAGTCGGAGGCGCTGGACTGGTTCCACCGCACCCGGCGGCTCCTCGCGGACGAGCTGGGCATCGACCCCGGCCGCGAGCTGGCGGACGCGTACGCCCGGATCCTGCGCGGCGACCAGCAGCCGCAGCCGAACGGGCTCGGTGGTGCGACGGATACGAGCACAAGCACGGGTACGGGTACGGCTGCGGGGGGCGGTCCCGCGACAGGGGCTCCTGCCGCCGGGGTGCCCGCTGTCGGGCTGTCTGCTGTCGGGGTGTCTGCTGTCGGGGTGTCTGCTTCAGGTCCGTCGGCCGCAGGCGCGTCGGCCGCAGGTGCACCGGGCGGCGTCCGGGGCGTCGAACCCCACCCCGTCGATCTGCTCCCGCGCGCCCCCCGGGGCTTCCAGGGGCGGGCCGCCGAGCTGGCCGCGCTCTCCCGGGCGGCGGCGGGCGAGGCGCCCATCTGCCTGGTCACCGGACCGGCAGGGGTGGGCAAGACCGCGCTGGCCCTGCACTGGGCGCGCCGCGCCCCCGCCGCGTTCCCGGACGGGCGGCTCTTCGCCGATCTGCGCGGGTTCGGCGACACGGGGCAGCCGACGCCGCTGGAGGTGCTGCGCGAGTTCCTGCTGGCGCTCGGTGTCGCGCCCCGCCGGGTCCCGGAGTCCGTCCAGGGCGCCGCCGCGCTCTTCCGCTCGCTGACCGACCGGCGCAGCCTGCTCGTCGTGCTGGACAACGCCCGCGACTCGGCCCAGGTCAGGCCGTTGCTGCCGGGCGGCACCGACTGCGTCACGCTGGTCACCAGCAGGCACCGGCTGGACGGCCTCATCGCCTCCGACGCCGCCCGCCCGGTACCGCTGGACGTGCTCGAACCGCCGGACGGCACCGCGCTGCTGGCCGGGGTGCTGGGCGAGGAGCGGGTGCTCGCGGAACCGGTGGCGGCCCGTCGGCTGGCCGAGCTGTGCGGCGGACTGCCGCTCGCCCTGCGGGTCACGGCGGCCCGGCTGGCGGGCCGCCCGCACCGGACGCTCGCCGGGACGGCCGACGAACTGGCCGACGAGCGCAGCCGGCTGAGCTATCTCGACGTGGAGGACACCGGGGTCTCCGCCGCGCTGCGGCTCACCGTGCAACAGTTGCCGCCGGACGCCGTCCACCACTTCGCCCGGCTCGGCCACCACCCCGGCAGCCACTTCGACCGGTACACCGCCGCCGCGCTGGCCGGCAGCGATCCGGTCGTCGCGGCGGCGGCGCTGGAGCGGCTCGCCGCCGCCCACCTGGTCAGCGAGACGAGCCCCGGACGCTGGGAGCTGCACGATCTGGTGCGCCTCTACGCCCGGGGGATCGATCCCGAGTCCGGCCCGGACGCCCTGCTCGGTGTACTCGACCACTGCATCGCGACCGCGCTCGCCGCCGCCGACACGGCGGAACCGGGCGGCGAGCCCTGCTTCGTCCTGCCGGAGGGCTACCGCAGGCCGGCCGCCGTACGGGACTTCACCGACCGGGCAGAGGCGATGAGCTGGCTGGCCACCGAGCGCGAGGACCTGTCCCTGGCCGCCGCCGCCGCGCGCGGCGCCGGTCTCGACGACCGGGCCTGGCGGATCATCCTGCTCCAGTGGCCGCACGTGGTGTGGCGGGTCCGGGACGGCTGGGCACCGGCCCTGGGCCTGGCGCTGGACGCGGCGGTCGCGCGGGACGACCCGTACGCCGAGTCGCGGGTGCGCAACCTGCTGGGCTGGGTGCTGTCGGAGGAGGGCAGGACCACGGAGGCCGCCGCACTGCTGGAGCCCTCGCCCGGTCTCGCGCGGCAGGCCGGGGACCGGCTGGGCGAGGCGACGGCGCTGATCAACCTGGCCGTCGTCCAGGCAGAGCAGGGCGGTCTGGACGAGGCGCTGGAGGGCTGCGAGCGGGCCGTCGCGCTGGCCCGGCGGGAGCGCGACGCGCACACCGAGATGCTCGCCCTCCAGCACCTGGCCAGGCTGCGGCTCGTGGCCGGGCGGCCGCAGGAGGCGCTGGACTGCGCCCGGACCGCGTTCGACCTGGGCCCCGAGCACGAGGAGGCCGCCCGGCGCGTGCTCCTGCTGGCCGTCAGCGGCGAGGCGCACCTCGCCCTCGGCGCGGAGGACGAGGGCGTCCGGCTGCTGGACCAGGCGGCGGCGGAGGCGGAGCGCGCCGGGTACGACGAGGGCGCGGTACGGGCGCTGGAGGCGCTGCTGCGGGTGGCCTCGGGGGCGGAGTACGTACGGCGGTACGAACGGGCGGTGCGGCGGCTCGCCGACGACAGCTGA
- a CDS encoding DUF4232 domain-containing protein, with the protein MSAFRTRSRATALAATTTAVLALALTACGGSDSGTGTRSEGPANNAAPASAAKSATGSGSAAKTSVAAKGTTAGGTTTGGSGNGGTGTGSSTGGAAKGATGSASAPLCTTEDVRITAATQDGPLYTHIVLTAKNTSGHRCEMKGFPEIQFLESHKQNIPSVAKSKPATRIVLDAGAPAYALVKLSNGGADEDVQPVTAFAVWLQGGSGQATVRAPGAEGIAVDPAAYRTGYWTYELRNGADDF; encoded by the coding sequence ATGTCTGCCTTCCGGACCCGCAGCCGCGCCACGGCCCTGGCCGCCACGACCACCGCCGTACTCGCCCTGGCGCTCACCGCCTGCGGCGGCAGTGACAGCGGCACCGGCACCAGGTCGGAGGGCCCGGCGAACAACGCCGCACCGGCCTCCGCCGCGAAGTCCGCCACCGGCTCCGGCTCCGCCGCCAAGACCTCCGTGGCCGCGAAGGGCACCACCGCTGGAGGCACCACCACCGGCGGCAGCGGAAACGGCGGCACCGGGACCGGAAGCAGCACCGGCGGCGCGGCGAAGGGCGCCACCGGGTCCGCGAGCGCCCCGCTCTGCACCACCGAGGACGTCAGGATCACTGCCGCCACCCAGGACGGCCCGCTCTACACGCACATCGTCCTGACGGCCAAGAACACCTCGGGCCACAGGTGCGAGATGAAGGGCTTCCCGGAGATCCAGTTCCTGGAGAGCCACAAGCAGAACATCCCTTCGGTCGCGAAGAGCAAGCCGGCCACCCGCATCGTGCTCGACGCGGGCGCACCCGCGTACGCGCTGGTGAAGCTGTCCAACGGCGGCGCGGACGAGGACGTGCAGCCCGTGACGGCGTTCGCCGTGTGGCTCCAGGGCGGCAGCGGCCAGGCCACCGTGCGGGCACCCGGCGCCGAGGGCATCGCCGTCGACCCGGCGGCGTACAGGACCGGCTACTGGACGTACGAGCTGCGCAACGGCGCCGACGACTTCTGA
- a CDS encoding NHL domain-containing thioredoxin family protein, producing the protein MSKRARVRAPELQGRSWINTGGKELSLADFRGRTLVLDFWTFCCVNCLHVLDELRELEEKHRDTLVIIGVHSPKFVHEAEHQAVVDAVERYEVHHPVLDDPELATWKQYAVRAWPTLVVVDPEGYVVAQHAGEGHAHAIEKLVEELEAEHAAKGTLRRGDGPYVAPEPVATHLRFPGKALLLDDGGFLVSDTTRHRLVELEADGETVRRSFGTGDRGFTDGGPEEVRFSEPQGLTVLPDGRIAVADTVNHAIRALDLTTGVTTTLAGTGRQWWQGAPTSGAGREVDLSSPWDVAWFDGRLWIAMAGVHQLWTYDAEDGTVRVAAGTTNEGLVDGPGAEAWFAQPSGLAATAERLWVADSETSSLRYVDLEGAVHTAVGTGLFDFGHRDGAAEQALFQHPLGVTALPDGSVAVCDTYNHALRRYDPASGEVSTLATDLREPSDAVLVDGDLVVVESARHRLTRLRLPEEAVRVADSAHRTQRAATEIAPGTLRLDVVFQAPAGQKLDTRYGPSTRLLVSSTPPELLAGGEGAGTDLFRDLVLADGVTEGVLHVSAMAASCDDDPANEYPACHVHQQDWGVPVRVVAEGTPRLPLVLAGMDEQG; encoded by the coding sequence ATGAGCAAGCGAGCCCGCGTCCGCGCCCCTGAGCTGCAAGGACGGTCCTGGATCAACACCGGCGGCAAGGAGCTGTCCCTCGCGGACTTCCGAGGTCGCACACTGGTGCTGGATTTCTGGACGTTCTGCTGTGTGAACTGCCTGCATGTCCTCGATGAGCTGCGCGAGCTGGAGGAGAAGCACCGCGACACCCTGGTGATCATCGGCGTCCACTCGCCGAAGTTCGTCCACGAGGCGGAGCACCAGGCCGTGGTCGACGCCGTCGAGCGGTACGAGGTGCACCACCCGGTGCTCGACGATCCCGAGCTGGCGACCTGGAAGCAGTACGCCGTACGCGCCTGGCCGACGCTCGTCGTCGTCGATCCCGAGGGCTATGTCGTCGCCCAGCACGCGGGCGAGGGCCACGCCCACGCCATCGAGAAGCTGGTCGAGGAGCTGGAGGCCGAGCACGCCGCCAAGGGCACCCTGCGGCGTGGCGACGGGCCGTACGTGGCGCCCGAGCCGGTGGCGACGCATCTGCGGTTCCCCGGCAAGGCGCTGCTGCTGGACGACGGCGGCTTCCTGGTCTCCGACACCACCCGCCACCGGCTGGTCGAGCTGGAGGCGGACGGCGAGACCGTCCGGCGCAGCTTCGGCACCGGCGACCGCGGGTTCACCGACGGCGGGCCCGAGGAGGTCCGGTTCAGCGAGCCGCAGGGCCTGACCGTGCTGCCCGACGGGCGGATCGCCGTCGCGGACACGGTGAACCACGCGATCCGCGCGCTCGACCTCACGACCGGCGTGACGACCACCCTCGCGGGTACCGGCCGCCAGTGGTGGCAGGGGGCGCCCACCAGTGGTGCAGGGCGTGAGGTGGACCTCTCCTCGCCGTGGGACGTCGCCTGGTTCGACGGCAGGCTCTGGATCGCCATGGCGGGCGTCCACCAGCTGTGGACGTACGACGCGGAGGACGGCACCGTGCGGGTCGCGGCCGGGACGACCAACGAGGGGCTGGTCGACGGTCCGGGAGCGGAGGCCTGGTTCGCCCAGCCGTCCGGGCTCGCCGCCACCGCCGAGCGGCTCTGGGTCGCGGACTCGGAGACGTCCTCACTGCGCTATGTCGACCTGGAGGGCGCCGTCCACACCGCCGTCGGCACCGGGCTCTTCGACTTCGGCCACCGCGACGGGGCCGCTGAGCAGGCGCTGTTCCAGCACCCGCTGGGCGTCACCGCGCTGCCCGACGGATCGGTCGCCGTCTGCGACACGTACAACCACGCCCTGCGCCGCTACGACCCGGCGAGCGGTGAGGTCAGCACGCTCGCCACGGATCTGCGCGAGCCCAGCGACGCCGTGCTGGTGGACGGCGATCTCGTGGTCGTCGAGTCCGCCCGGCACCGGCTGACCCGGCTGCGGCTGCCCGAGGAGGCGGTACGCGTCGCCGACTCGGCGCACCGCACCCAGCGCGCCGCCACCGAGATCGCCCCGGGCACGCTCCGGCTCGACGTCGTCTTCCAGGCGCCCGCCGGTCAGAAGCTGGACACCCGGTACGGGCCCTCGACCCGGCTGCTGGTCTCCTCGACCCCGCCGGAGCTGCTGGCCGGGGGCGAGGGCGCGGGCACCGACCTGTTCCGCGACCTGGTCCTCGCGGACGGGGTGACCGAGGGCGTCCTGCACGTCTCCGCGATGGCCGCGTCCTGCGACGACGACCCCGCGAACGAGTACCCGGCCTGCCATGTCCACCAGCAGGACTGGGGCGTCCCCGTCCGCGTGGTCGCGGAGGGGACGCCCCGGCTGCCGCTCGTGCTCGCGGGGATGGACGAGCAGGGCTGA
- a CDS encoding LURP-one-related/scramblase family protein, with product MRLLVRERLFSIGDDYWIEDADGHKVFLVDGKAMRVRDTFELKDAQGRIVVEIKQKLLSLRDTMLIERDGEQLAKVKRKHLSLLRNHYRVTLADGTELDVSGKILDREFAVDYDGELLAQISRRWLSVRDTYGIDIVREDADTPLLIAVAVCVIVLAEKEHED from the coding sequence ATGAGACTTCTCGTACGTGAACGACTCTTCAGTATCGGTGACGACTACTGGATCGAGGACGCCGACGGCCACAAGGTCTTCCTCGTCGACGGCAAGGCCATGCGGGTGCGCGACACCTTCGAGCTGAAGGACGCGCAGGGCCGGATCGTCGTCGAGATCAAGCAGAAGCTGCTGAGCCTGCGGGACACGATGCTCATCGAGCGGGACGGCGAGCAGCTCGCCAAGGTCAAGCGGAAGCATCTGTCGCTGCTGCGCAATCACTACCGGGTGACCCTGGCGGACGGCACCGAGCTGGATGTCAGCGGCAAGATCCTGGACCGCGAGTTCGCGGTGGACTACGACGGGGAGCTGCTGGCCCAGATCTCGCGCCGCTGGCTGTCCGTCCGGGACACGTACGGGATCGACATCGTGCGGGAGGACGCCGACACGCCGCTGCTGATCGCGGTGGCGGTGTGCGTGATCGTGCTGGCGGAGAAGGAGCACGAGGACTGA
- a CDS encoding carbon-nitrogen family hydrolase yields MRASLIQIAVDPDESIDARRERAASLVAAQRGADLVVLPELWPVGAFAYPVFETEAEPLLGPTHEAMSKAAADAGVWLHAGSFVERADDGTLYNTTLVFTPEGERAAAYRKIHRFGFDKGEAVMMGAGEELVTLALPQTTIGLATCYDLRFPEMFRGLVDAGAETLVVAAGWPERRRAHWTLLAQARAVENQAYVLAVGCAGTHAGVPQAGHSIVVDPWGEVLAEAGADEEVLSVEFDPSRVATTREQFPALKDRRLGLAPPTVLG; encoded by the coding sequence GTGCGCGCCTCTCTCATCCAGATCGCAGTAGACCCGGACGAATCCATCGACGCGCGCAGAGAGCGGGCGGCTTCGCTGGTCGCGGCCCAGCGGGGCGCGGATCTGGTGGTCCTGCCCGAACTCTGGCCGGTCGGAGCCTTCGCCTACCCGGTGTTCGAGACCGAGGCCGAACCGCTGCTCGGCCCCACGCACGAGGCGATGTCCAAGGCCGCCGCCGACGCCGGGGTCTGGCTGCACGCCGGCTCCTTCGTCGAGCGGGCCGACGACGGCACCCTCTACAACACCACGCTCGTCTTCACCCCCGAGGGCGAGCGGGCCGCCGCCTACCGCAAGATCCACCGCTTCGGCTTCGACAAGGGCGAGGCGGTCATGATGGGCGCCGGAGAAGAGCTGGTCACGCTCGCTCTTCCGCAGACCACGATCGGTCTCGCCACCTGCTACGACCTGCGCTTCCCGGAGATGTTCCGCGGGCTGGTCGACGCGGGCGCCGAGACCCTGGTCGTCGCGGCGGGCTGGCCCGAGCGCCGCCGCGCCCACTGGACACTGCTCGCCCAGGCGCGGGCCGTCGAGAACCAGGCGTACGTGCTGGCCGTCGGCTGCGCCGGTACCCATGCCGGGGTCCCGCAGGCCGGGCACAGCATCGTCGTCGACCCCTGGGGCGAGGTGCTCGCGGAGGCGGGCGCGGACGAAGAGGTGCTGAGCGTGGAGTTCGACCCGTCCCGGGTGGCCACCACCCGGGAGCAGTTCCCCGCGCTCAAGGACCGCCGACTGGGACTAGCACCGCCGACAGTCCTCGGATAG